The Paramixta manurensis region GATATGTTTAGCTGAGGCATGCCTGGAATCTGGCCGAATGGACGTCACTTCATTTAGGAAGAAATTAGTTGAATGGTATAAAAAAGGCGTAAATAGTGTCAATGGTCGCTGTTTTGATATTGGAATGACAACGCGTTATGCGTTAGAACAATATTTACTCCATGGTGAGTCATGGTTTGGGAACACAGAAAAAAGTACGGCGGGTAACGCAGGGATTATCAGGCAATCACCTGTCGTTATTTTTAATTGGCGTTCTCTTGAACGAATTTATTTCGATACCAAAGCGCAGAGTATGGCTACACATTGTGCAGCAGAGTCTATTTCTTCCTGCAATTATTTAGGCCTTTTATTGCATATGTTAATCAATGGTTATTCGAAAAATGATACTTTCTCTCCTCATGTATTTCCCTCCACGGCTAGGGTGCTAATTATTAATGCTGGTGAGTATAAAGAAAAGAAAAGGAATGAAATAAGATCAAGCGGGTATGTAATTGACACACTGGAAGCTGCAATATGGGCTGTCTGGAATACGAATAATTTTCGTGACGCGATTTTACTGGCAGCAAACTTAGGTGATGACGCTGATAGCGTTGCTGCAACTGCGGGTCAGTTAGCGGGAGCGCTTTATGGAATGTCTGGTATCCCTGAAGAATGGTTAAACAAACTAGCAGAAAAAGAACGATTAGAGTTACTTGCTAATAAATTATTTGTACAAGGCGAAAATAGAATATAAGCATGGTGCCGGGATGAAGTTCTGCTTTCTTCATTCTTGTGGTCTATAT contains the following coding sequences:
- the tri1 gene encoding ADP-ribosylarginine hydrolase Tri1, encoding MIDLHTDDSIINRYAERYHHLLPVSTRKQQRSIDGNENEIPSFRWDASVLQINAKEDALNKAKGSFLGLAVGDAIGTTLEFTERDSHHVSDMVGGGPFRLKAGEWTDDTSMAICLAEACLESGRMDVTSFRKKLVEWYKKGVNSVNGRCFDIGMTTRYALEQYLLHGESWFGNTEKSTAGNAGIIRQSPVVIFNWRSLERIYFDTKAQSMATHCAAESISSCNYLGLLLHMLINGYSKNDTFSPHVFPSTARVLIINAGEYKEKKRNEIRSSGYVIDTLEAAIWAVWNTNNFRDAILLAANLGDDADSVAATAGQLAGALYGMSGIPEEWLNKLAEKERLELLANKLFVQGENRI